From one Vicia villosa cultivar HV-30 ecotype Madison, WI unplaced genomic scaffold, Vvil1.0 ctg.002162F_1_1, whole genome shotgun sequence genomic stretch:
- the LOC131638077 gene encoding uncharacterized protein LOC131638077: protein MIEERSDRSLATSSWLQLFSSAKLFNLIASHSDHNPILLNCDPCQGRRTRITFRFENWCVKGEGVKDVVQDSWVAEHHHIVVVKLAECAADLDRWNKLCIKKNREEKDRLHGILEWFRGGNDPVSVVKFMEAHNA, encoded by the coding sequence ATGATTGAGGAACGATCGGATAGATCCCTTGCCACTTCGTCGTGGCTGCAATTATTTTCGTCCGCAAAGTTGTTCAATCTTATTGCATCTCATTCGGATCATAATCCTATTTTACTCAATTGTGATCCGTGTCAAGGGCGTCGAACGAGAATAACCTTTAGGTTTGAAAATTGGTGTGTGAAGGGAGAGGGTGTGAAGGATGTTGTGCAAGACAGTTGGGTCGCTGAACACCATCATATTGTGGTCGTGAAACTCGCAGAGTGTGCTGCTGATCTTGACCGGTGGAACAAACTGTGTATTAAGAAAAATAGGGAGGAGAAAGACCGGCTTCATGGTATCTTGGAATGGTTCCGTGGGGGTAATGACCCGGTGTCTGTCGTGAAATTTATGGAGGCTCATAATGCTTAA